The following proteins are co-located in the Acidimicrobiales bacterium genome:
- a CDS encoding glycoside hydrolase family 3 protein — protein sequence MSHSTTVVAAPLHRRRTRMLTLLAVGAVLAGCTGGQSELTAPPSSTSTTAAPTSTTTTTVPTTTTTEPTTTTTIEPAVATLATMTLEQKVGQLLMPVIGGTTADDSGSSLAAVHAGGVIYLGNNITDADQLTALSAGLQDRAVADTGVGLLVAVDQEGGRVVRVRDQVTVLPSARSYDGDVAAAAADATLSGSELRLQGINMVLAPVADLTDSTTSVIGNRSYSVDPLVASAMVSAVVDGYQAAGAASVVKHWPGHGPTEVDSHQSLPTLGISVEQWRAVDRVPFVAALDAGVDAVMVGHLAFPALDPSGDPATISPIVVQQELRDVLGFDGVVMTDALDMGAVDTLGSGELAVRSILAGVDLLLAPTDVEAAAAGLLAAVADGRLTEERIDQSVLRVLRLKAALGLPVGPAPIPPEPGPADTTATEDTTTESTITDTTPEDTTTTTADDTGNTTVTTANDTGDDSGGEGEP from the coding sequence ATGAGCCATTCGACCACGGTCGTGGCGGCGCCACTCCATCGCCGGCGTACCCGGATGCTCACCCTGCTCGCCGTCGGGGCGGTCCTCGCCGGGTGTACCGGCGGGCAGAGCGAGCTGACCGCACCGCCGAGCAGCACGTCCACGACAGCAGCGCCGACATCGACCACCACGACCACGGTGCCGACCACCACCACGACCGAGCCGACCACGACCACGACCATCGAGCCGGCCGTCGCCACGCTGGCGACCATGACGCTCGAACAGAAGGTCGGTCAGCTCCTCATGCCGGTGATCGGGGGCACGACCGCCGACGACAGCGGGTCGTCCCTCGCCGCCGTCCACGCCGGAGGCGTGATCTATCTGGGCAACAACATCACCGACGCCGACCAGCTGACCGCGCTGTCAGCCGGACTCCAGGACCGTGCAGTGGCCGACACCGGCGTCGGCCTGCTGGTGGCGGTCGATCAGGAAGGTGGCCGGGTGGTGCGGGTGCGCGACCAGGTGACCGTGCTGCCATCGGCCCGGTCGTACGACGGCGATGTGGCTGCCGCCGCCGCCGACGCCACGCTGAGCGGCAGTGAGCTCCGGCTCCAGGGCATCAACATGGTGCTCGCACCCGTTGCCGACCTGACCGACAGCACGACGAGCGTGATCGGCAACCGGTCCTACAGCGTCGATCCGCTCGTGGCCTCGGCGATGGTGTCGGCCGTGGTCGACGGGTATCAGGCGGCGGGTGCGGCGTCGGTGGTGAAGCATTGGCCCGGGCATGGACCGACCGAGGTCGACAGTCACCAGTCACTACCCACGCTCGGGATCAGCGTCGAACAATGGCGAGCGGTCGATCGAGTCCCGTTCGTTGCGGCCCTCGACGCCGGCGTCGACGCCGTGATGGTCGGTCACCTCGCCTTCCCGGCGCTCGACCCCAGCGGCGATCCGGCCACCATCTCGCCGATCGTCGTGCAGCAGGAATTGCGTGACGTCCTCGGGTTCGACGGCGTGGTGATGACCGACGCGCTCGACATGGGCGCCGTCGACACGCTCGGGTCGGGCGAGCTCGCCGTGCGATCGATCCTCGCTGGCGTCGACCTGTTGTTGGCGCCGACTGACGTCGAGGCTGCGGCCGCCGGCTTGCTGGCCGCTGTGGCCGACGGTCGACTCACCGAGGAGCGCATCGACCAGTCGGTGCTGCGGGTGTTGCGGCTCAAGGCGGCACTGGGGCTGCCGGTCGGCCCGGCGCCGATCCCGCCCGAGCCCGGTCCGGCCGACACCACGGCGACCGAGGACACGACGACCGAATCGACGATCACCGACACGACGCCCGAGGACACGACGACCACCACCGCCGACGACACCGGCAACACGACGGTCACCACTGCCAACGACACCGGCGACGACTCCGGCGGCGAGGGCGAGCCGTGA